Proteins from a genomic interval of Neodiprion lecontei isolate iyNeoLeco1 chromosome 2, iyNeoLeco1.1, whole genome shotgun sequence:
- the LOC107217025 gene encoding lipase member H has product MALGSFLIFGAMVSTALAQTGRDFFLGPCLVKTNRTCPDDEVKFFLYTRRNRENGQEVNITTSGSSNIRELNFNPVNPTKVIIHGYNSDMQLDSLVSIRNEYLVRGECNVIAVDWHRLAAAPCYPVAVHNVPHVGRCLGQLIQILRDVGATDLHVIGFSLGAHVPAFTARALRPYKLPRITGLDPAMPLYVTVSRDEKLDPRDADFVDVFHTNAFIQGKVEASGHIDFYMNGGITQPGCWEKRNPFGCNHHRAAVYFAESINSEVGFWGWPCPGLLSYLLGLCPPRFPAVLAGDRCNTQYRGFHLVKTRAQEPFAEGPFTVDPRDT; this is encoded by the coding sequence ATGGCCCTCGGGAGCTTTTTGATATTCGGGGCGATGGTGTCGACGGCGCTGGCGCAGACTGGAAGGGACTTCTTCTTGGGTCCATGCCTGGTTAAGACGAACAGAACATGCCCGGACGACGAGGTAAAGTTCTTCCTGTACACCAGAAGGAACCGCGAGAACGGTCAGGAGGTAAACATCACCACGTCGGGCTCCTCCAACATCCGGGAGTTGAACTTCAACCCCGTCAACCCGACCAAGGTAATAATCCACGGGTACAACTCGGACATGCAGCTCGACTCGCTGGTCAGCATAAGGAACGAGTACCTCGTCAGGGGCGAGTGCAACGTCATCGCCGTCGACTGGCATCGGTTGGCCGCAGCCCCGTGCTACCCTGTCGCCGTTCACAACGTCCCCCACGTCGGACGGTGCCTGGGACAGCTGATCCAGATCCTGCGAGACGTCGGGGCGACGGACCTCCACGTTATCGGATTCTCGCTGGGCGCCCACGTGCCAGCCTTCACGGCGAGGGCCTTGAGGCCCTACAAGCTGCCCCGAATCACGGGCCTGGACCCGGCCATGCCGCTGTACGTGACCGTCAGCCGGGACGAAAAGCTCGACCCGAGGGACGCGGACTTCGTCGACGTCTTTCACACGAACGCGTTCATCCAGGGCAAGGTCGAGGCCAGCGGGCACATCGACTTTTACATGAACGGCGGCATCACGCAGCCGGGGTGCTGGGAGAAGAGGAATCCCTTTGGGTGCAACCACCATAGAGCCGCCGTGTACTTCGCCGAGTCCATCAACTCCGAGGTTGGCTTTTGGGGATGGCCGTGTCCCGGACTTTTGTCGTATCTGCTCGGACTCTGTCCACCCAGGTTTCCCGCTGTGCTGGCCGGCGATCGGTGCAATACCCAGTACCGGGGTTTTCATCTGGTGAAAACACGTGCCCAGGAACCCTTCGCCGAAGGACCATTCACTGTCGATCCTAGGGACACTTGA